Proteins encoded within one genomic window of Kaistia algarum:
- a CDS encoding cation:proton antiporter domain-containing protein, with the protein MEHLADGRQLLVFLVAAGIVVPLFQYFKLGIVLGFLIAGIIVGPGGFGHLVPLEPLFAYATIQDVSRLQAFGDLGILFLLFTIGLELSFARLGSIGRLMIGAGGLQVVLSTAALYGLAARSGFEFDDSLVFGMAFALSSTAIVTQSLVERRRLGSPVGRTALGILILQDLMVVPIVIVVGILGQQGASVGLSLVKGLAIAAIVIVAVIGLGRFIIRPLMGLAGATGNRTLLLAITLLIIVVAGAITASAGLSAALGAFLAGLLLSETEYRHQLDVDIEPFKDLLLGLFFMTVGMTIDVVAVAGDLPLILGALAVLSVVKLLGGYLACRITRIPRGASIETSFLLAGAGEFAFVMFTLAARDHVIEPDIARLATTIAAISMVVTPLFGLIGVRLAKRFDAKSSEVRHGVHGEQDYADHVIIGGFGRFGAAVAALLDAEDIPYVALDLDSSHVERAKADGQPVFYGDATHPEILRKLGANRARAFVVTADDPKVAERMVELMHAQWPGVPIHARARSIAHATKLFELGASDVVPEALEGSLQLAGRLLSDVGLPDEAVDQRLAVAREAVRARLKLAGAPADEAKPALDA; encoded by the coding sequence ATGGAACATCTAGCCGACGGCCGACAGCTCCTGGTGTTCCTGGTCGCGGCCGGGATCGTTGTTCCGCTTTTTCAGTATTTCAAGCTCGGCATCGTGCTCGGCTTCCTGATCGCCGGCATCATCGTCGGTCCGGGCGGCTTCGGGCATCTCGTGCCGCTCGAGCCGCTCTTCGCCTATGCGACCATCCAGGATGTAAGCCGGCTTCAAGCCTTTGGCGATCTCGGCATCCTCTTCCTGCTGTTCACCATTGGCCTGGAGCTCTCCTTCGCCCGCCTCGGCTCGATCGGGCGGCTGATGATCGGCGCCGGCGGGCTGCAGGTGGTGCTGTCGACGGCGGCGCTCTATGGCCTCGCGGCGCGGTCGGGCTTTGAGTTCGACGATTCGCTCGTCTTCGGCATGGCATTCGCTCTCTCTTCGACGGCGATCGTCACGCAGTCGCTGGTCGAGCGACGCCGGCTCGGCAGCCCGGTCGGGCGCACGGCGCTCGGCATCCTGATCCTGCAGGATCTGATGGTGGTGCCGATCGTGATCGTAGTCGGCATTCTCGGCCAGCAAGGCGCCAGCGTCGGACTCTCGCTGGTCAAGGGTCTCGCGATCGCCGCGATCGTCATCGTCGCGGTCATCGGGCTCGGCCGCTTCATCATTCGCCCGCTGATGGGTCTGGCCGGTGCGACCGGCAACCGGACGTTGCTGCTCGCCATCACACTGCTGATCATCGTCGTGGCCGGCGCGATCACCGCCTCGGCCGGGCTTTCGGCAGCTCTCGGTGCGTTCCTCGCCGGGCTGCTGCTGAGCGAGACGGAATATCGCCACCAGCTCGATGTCGACATTGAGCCGTTCAAGGATCTGCTGCTCGGCCTGTTCTTCATGACGGTCGGCATGACGATCGACGTCGTCGCGGTCGCCGGCGATCTGCCGCTGATCCTCGGCGCTCTCGCCGTCCTTTCTGTGGTCAAGCTCCTGGGCGGCTATCTCGCCTGCCGCATTACGCGAATCCCGCGCGGTGCGTCGATCGAGACGTCTTTCCTTCTGGCTGGAGCCGGCGAGTTCGCCTTCGTCATGTTCACCCTCGCGGCGCGCGATCATGTGATCGAGCCGGATATCGCCCGTCTCGCGACGACGATCGCGGCGATCTCGATGGTGGTGACGCCGCTCTTCGGCCTGATCGGCGTGCGCCTTGCCAAACGCTTCGACGCGAAGAGCAGCGAGGTCCGGCATGGCGTCCATGGCGAGCAGGATTATGCCGACCATGTGATCATCGGCGGCTTCGGCCGCTTCGGCGCGGCGGTGGCAGCGCTGCTGGACGCCGAGGACATTCCCTATGTCGCGCTCGATCTCGATTCCAGCCATGTCGAGCGGGCGAAAGCCGACGGCCAGCCGGTTTTCTATGGGGACGCGACCCATCCGGAAATCCTGCGCAAGCTCGGCGCCAATCGCGCCCGCGCTTTCGTCGTGACGGCCGATGACCCCAAGGTCGCGGAGCGCATGGTCGAGCTTATGCACGCGCAATGGCCGGGCGTGCCGATCCATGCGCGAGCGCGCAGCATCGCGCATGCTACGAAGCTGTTCGAACTGGGCGCCAGCGACGTCGTACCCGAAGCGCTGGAGGGCAGTCTGCAACTCGCCGGCCGACTGCTTTCCGATGTGGGCCTTCCCGACGAAGCGGTCGACCAGCGCCTCGCCGTAGCGAGGGAGGCGGTGCGGGCAAGGCTCAAGCTCGCCGGGGCGCCAGCCGATGAAGCGAAGCCGGCGCTGGACGCGTAG
- a CDS encoding SDR family oxidoreductase, giving the protein MSEFHGKRILITGAGKGIGRACVLYFAGLGARVIALSRSADDLATLADETGCETITVDLADAEATRRAAIEAQPADYLINCAGTTTLESFLDTKVESFDHLMAVNVRAAMIVAQETAKSLIARGVHGSIVNVSSVSSTIGFADHASYCATKGALDAITRVMANELGRQGIRVNAVNPVVTLTPMAVKAWSDPAKSEPMLKRIPLGRFVEPVEVATAIAYLLGNGASMVNGVTLPVDGGFLID; this is encoded by the coding sequence ATGTCTGAATTTCACGGCAAGCGCATCCTGATCACGGGTGCCGGCAAAGGCATCGGCCGGGCCTGCGTGCTCTATTTCGCCGGGCTCGGCGCGAGGGTCATCGCGCTCTCACGCAGCGCCGACGATCTCGCGACGCTTGCCGACGAAACCGGCTGCGAGACGATCACCGTCGATCTTGCCGACGCCGAAGCGACCCGGCGCGCCGCGATCGAGGCGCAACCGGCCGACTATCTGATCAACTGCGCCGGCACCACGACGCTGGAGTCGTTTCTCGACACGAAGGTCGAGAGCTTCGACCATCTGATGGCCGTCAACGTCCGCGCCGCCATGATCGTCGCGCAGGAGACGGCGAAAAGCCTGATCGCCCGCGGCGTCCATGGTTCGATCGTCAACGTCTCCTCCGTTTCCTCCACGATCGGCTTCGCCGACCACGCATCCTATTGCGCCACCAAGGGCGCGCTCGACGCGATCACGCGCGTCATGGCCAATGAACTCGGCCGCCAGGGCATTCGCGTCAACGCGGTCAACCCCGTCGTGACGCTGACGCCGATGGCGGTGAAGGCCTGGAGCGACCCGGCGAAATCGGAACCAATGCTGAAGCGCATCCCGCTCGGCCGCTTCGTCGAGCCGGTCGAGGTGGCCACCGCCATCGCCTATCTGCTCGGCAACGGCGCCTCAATGGTCAACGGCGTGACGCTGCCGGTCGATGGCGGGTTTTTGATCGATTGA
- a CDS encoding aldo/keto reductase, producing MRYNKLGGTGLLVSEITLGTMTFGGRGFWTAIGELDQSVADQIVARALEAGVNFIDTADVYSEGLSEEITGKAMVNSGRKRSDIVLATKALGSVGPGPNDRGASRGHIMDAVKASLKRLGTDYIDLYQIHGFDPLTPVEETVRALDDLVRQGHVRYVGVSNWAAWQIMKALGIADSHGWARFASLQAYYTIAGRDLEREIAPLLLDQKVGLMVWSPLAGGLLSGKYDRDGKSADGGRRASFDFPPVNKERAFDVVDVMREIAGAKGISVAQIALAYLLQKPFVTTVIVGAKTVEQLDDNLAAVGVTLSGDEIEKLDTASALPAEYPGWMLERQSEGRKAG from the coding sequence ATGCGCTACAACAAACTCGGCGGCACCGGCCTGCTCGTCTCGGAAATCACGCTCGGCACCATGACCTTTGGCGGTCGCGGCTTCTGGACGGCGATCGGCGAACTCGACCAGTCGGTCGCCGACCAGATCGTCGCCCGCGCCCTTGAGGCCGGCGTCAATTTCATCGACACGGCCGACGTCTATTCGGAGGGTCTTTCCGAGGAGATCACCGGCAAGGCCATGGTCAATTCCGGCCGCAAGCGCTCCGACATCGTGCTCGCCACCAAGGCGCTCGGCAGTGTCGGTCCGGGCCCGAACGATCGCGGCGCTTCGCGCGGCCATATCATGGACGCGGTCAAGGCCAGCCTGAAGCGGCTCGGCACCGACTATATCGATCTGTACCAGATCCACGGCTTCGACCCGCTGACGCCGGTCGAGGAGACGGTACGCGCGCTGGACGACCTCGTGCGCCAGGGTCATGTGCGCTATGTCGGCGTTTCGAACTGGGCTGCCTGGCAGATCATGAAGGCGCTCGGCATCGCCGATTCGCACGGCTGGGCGCGCTTCGCCTCGTTGCAGGCCTATTACACCATCGCCGGCCGCGATCTGGAGCGCGAGATCGCCCCGCTCCTGCTCGACCAGAAGGTCGGGCTGATGGTCTGGAGCCCGCTCGCCGGCGGATTGCTCTCCGGCAAATATGACCGTGACGGCAAATCGGCTGACGGCGGCCGGCGCGCCTCGTTCGACTTTCCGCCGGTCAACAAGGAACGCGCCTTCGACGTCGTCGATGTCATGCGCGAGATCGCCGGCGCGAAGGGCATCTCGGTGGCGCAGATTGCCCTCGCCTATCTGCTGCAGAAGCCCTTCGTGACGACGGTGATCGTCGGCGCCAAGACAGTCGAGCAGCTTGACGACAACCTGGCCGCGGTCGGCGTGACCCTTTCGGGGGACGAGATCGAGAAGCTCGACACAGCAAGCGCCCTGCCGGCGGAATATCCCGGCTGGATGCTGGAGCGGCAGAGCGAGGGCCGCAAGGCTGGCTGA
- a CDS encoding oxidoreductase → MSRIWFVTGATRGIGAEIVKAALGAGDSVVATGRSAEKVRSAFADAGDALLALPLDVTDGAQIAAAVDAALAHFGRIDVLVNNAGYGQLGLFEETDPEDAERQFATNVFGVFDVTRAVLPAMRRQRSGHILNITSVGGIRTAPSGSLYSASKFAVEGFSEALAQEVEAFGIAVTIVGPGSFRTDFLDQRSIRFARNSIDDYAGISSQIRARFEGRNGQQAGDPAKLGKVIVDLVKLSKPPIRFSAGSDAVQMVAEKIERLRTELQEYRDLSISTDGDYASVARIA, encoded by the coding sequence ATGAGCAGGATCTGGTTCGTCACCGGCGCGACGCGCGGCATCGGCGCGGAAATCGTCAAGGCCGCGCTTGGCGCCGGCGACAGCGTCGTCGCAACGGGACGGAGCGCGGAGAAGGTTCGCTCGGCATTCGCCGATGCGGGCGACGCTCTGCTGGCCCTGCCACTCGATGTGACCGACGGCGCGCAAATTGCCGCCGCCGTCGACGCGGCCCTGGCGCATTTCGGCCGCATCGACGTCCTCGTCAACAATGCCGGCTATGGTCAGCTCGGCCTGTTCGAGGAGACCGACCCGGAGGACGCCGAGCGCCAGTTTGCCACCAACGTCTTCGGCGTCTTCGACGTCACCCGTGCCGTGCTCCCCGCCATGCGGCGGCAGCGTTCAGGCCATATCCTGAACATCACCTCTGTCGGCGGCATCCGCACCGCCCCCAGCGGCTCGCTCTACAGCGCCAGCAAATTCGCCGTCGAGGGCTTCTCGGAGGCTTTGGCGCAGGAGGTCGAAGCCTTCGGGATCGCCGTCACGATCGTCGGACCCGGCTCGTTCCGGACCGATTTCCTCGACCAGCGCTCGATCCGTTTCGCAAGGAATTCGATCGACGATTATGCCGGAATCTCCTCGCAGATTCGCGCCCGCTTCGAGGGCCGGAACGGTCAGCAGGCCGGCGATCCGGCCAAGCTCGGCAAGGTCATCGTCGATCTCGTGAAGCTGTCGAAGCCTCCCATCCGCTTCTCCGCCGGCTCCGACGCCGTCCAGATGGTTGCGGAAAAGATCGAAAGGTTGCGGACGGAGTTGCAGGAGTATCGCGACTTGTCGATCTCGACCGACGGGGACTACGCCTCCGTCGCCCGCATCGCCTAG
- a CDS encoding AraC family transcriptional regulator: MPQLDELREIVLRNAVPGRTSTAVPRLHLLRSDGTTLPAPAFYEPVFVMAVQGAKRLLVGGQALVYDPTRFLLVAVDLPVTACIVDATPDAPYLCVSLRLDRLAIVDILASLPPAADRPMQDVSLVLGEIGPELLDPVLRLARLIECPQDAAILGPLVEREILYRLLIGPAGGVLRQMVAQSSRLARVDRAIDWIKRHFHEPMRIDALAEIAGMSPASLHRHFKAVTAMSPLQYQKQMRLQEARRRLVSESDGAGTIGFSVGYESQSQFSREYARLFGAPPARDAERLRAFAGGDPGRILSQA; encoded by the coding sequence ATGCCTCAACTGGATGAACTGCGCGAGATTGTCTTGCGCAACGCCGTGCCCGGCCGCACATCGACGGCGGTTCCCCGCCTCCATTTGCTTCGTTCCGACGGAACCACGCTTCCGGCTCCCGCCTTTTACGAGCCTGTCTTCGTCATGGCCGTGCAGGGCGCCAAGCGGCTGCTGGTCGGCGGGCAGGCGCTTGTCTACGATCCCACGCGGTTTCTTCTCGTCGCCGTGGACCTGCCGGTAACGGCCTGCATCGTCGACGCCACGCCCGATGCTCCCTATCTCTGCGTTTCGCTGCGCCTCGATCGTCTTGCCATTGTCGACATCCTGGCGAGCCTGCCCCCGGCTGCCGATAGACCGATGCAGGATGTCAGTCTGGTCTTGGGCGAGATCGGGCCAGAATTGCTTGATCCTGTCTTGCGCCTCGCGCGCCTCATCGAATGCCCGCAAGACGCGGCGATCCTCGGTCCTCTGGTCGAGCGCGAGATTCTATACCGGCTGCTCATCGGCCCGGCCGGCGGTGTCCTCCGCCAGATGGTGGCGCAGAGCAGCCGCCTCGCGCGGGTCGACCGCGCGATCGACTGGATCAAGCGCCATTTTCACGAGCCGATGCGTATCGATGCGCTGGCTGAAATCGCCGGCATGAGCCCGGCGTCGCTGCATCGCCACTTCAAGGCCGTGACGGCGATGAGTCCGCTCCAGTACCAGAAGCAGATGCGCTTGCAGGAAGCACGACGGCGGCTCGTTTCCGAATCGGACGGCGCCGGGACAATCGGATTTTCGGTCGGCTATGAGAGCCAGTCGCAATTCAGCCGCGAATATGCGCGCCTGTTCGGAGCGCCGCCAGCTCGTGACGCCGAGCGGCTGCGCGCCTTCGCCGGCGGCGATCCGGGGCGTATCCTGTCACAGGCCTGA
- a CDS encoding META domain-containing protein, which translates to MRLSRPALLAAALILTSAAGAAATEGPAGHWRALTIWGKSVAEKPASELDLSEKGNVTGTGGCNRMFGKAKISGSKIHFGPLGSSMMMCEPAVVKQEQKFHAALHDVRSWRIEGKKLVLESKTRKPILVLEPK; encoded by the coding sequence ATGCGCCTCTCCCGCCCCGCTCTTCTCGCTGCTGCGCTCATCCTGACATCCGCCGCCGGTGCCGCCGCCACGGAGGGACCAGCGGGTCATTGGCGCGCCCTGACGATCTGGGGCAAGTCCGTCGCAGAAAAACCGGCAAGCGAGCTCGACCTGTCGGAAAAGGGAAACGTGACCGGAACGGGCGGCTGCAACCGCATGTTCGGCAAGGCAAAGATTTCCGGCTCCAAGATCCATTTCGGGCCGCTCGGCAGTTCGATGATGATGTGCGAGCCGGCTGTCGTGAAGCAGGAACAAAAGTTCCACGCTGCGCTCCACGACGTCCGAAGCTGGCGGATCGAGGGGAAGAAGCTGGTCCTCGAGAGCAAGACCCGCAAGCCGATCCTGGTGCTCGAACCCAAATAG
- a CDS encoding NADP-dependent isocitrate dehydrogenase, which translates to MAKIKVANPVVELDGDEMTRIIWQAIKDKLIHPYLDLNLEYYDLGVEHRDATNDKVTIEAAEAIKRVGVGVKCATITPDEARVKEFGLKEMWKSPNGTIRNILGGVIFREPIICQNVPRLVPGWTQPIIVGRHAFGDQYKATDFLVPGKGRMTIKFEGEDGTIIEKEVFKFPGAGVAMAMYNLDESIREFARASLNYGLMRKYPVYLSTKNTILKAYDGRFKDLFQEVFDAEFATAFKAAGITYEHRLIDDMVASALKWSGGYVWACKNYDGDVQSDTVAQGFGSLGLMTSVLLTPDGKTVEAEAAHGTVTRHYREHQKGKETSTNSIASIFAWTRGLAHRAKLDDNAELAKFALTLEKVCVDTVEAGDMTKDLALLVGPDQKWLSTTGFLDKVSENLNKAMSA; encoded by the coding sequence ATGGCGAAGATTAAGGTAGCCAATCCGGTCGTCGAACTCGACGGCGACGAGATGACTCGGATCATCTGGCAGGCGATCAAAGACAAGCTGATCCATCCCTACCTCGATCTGAACCTCGAATATTACGACCTCGGCGTCGAACATCGCGATGCGACCAACGACAAGGTCACGATCGAGGCCGCCGAGGCTATCAAGCGCGTCGGCGTCGGCGTCAAATGCGCGACCATCACGCCGGACGAAGCGCGCGTGAAGGAATTCGGCCTGAAGGAGATGTGGAAGTCGCCGAACGGCACGATCCGCAACATCCTCGGCGGCGTCATCTTCCGCGAGCCTATCATCTGCCAGAATGTGCCGCGCCTCGTACCCGGCTGGACCCAGCCGATCATCGTCGGCCGCCATGCCTTCGGCGACCAGTACAAGGCGACCGACTTCCTCGTTCCCGGCAAGGGCCGGATGACGATCAAGTTCGAGGGCGAGGACGGCACGATCATCGAGAAGGAAGTCTTTAAGTTCCCGGGCGCCGGCGTCGCCATGGCGATGTACAACCTCGACGAATCGATCCGCGAATTTGCCCGCGCCTCGCTGAATTACGGCCTGATGCGGAAGTACCCGGTCTATCTCTCGACCAAAAACACGATCCTCAAGGCCTATGACGGCCGCTTCAAGGATCTGTTCCAGGAAGTGTTCGACGCGGAGTTCGCGACCGCCTTCAAGGCCGCCGGCATCACCTATGAGCATCGCCTGATCGACGACATGGTCGCCTCGGCGCTGAAATGGTCCGGCGGCTATGTCTGGGCATGCAAGAACTATGATGGCGACGTCCAGTCCGACACGGTTGCGCAGGGCTTCGGCTCGCTCGGCCTGATGACCTCGGTGCTGCTGACCCCCGACGGCAAGACCGTCGAGGCCGAGGCCGCCCATGGCACGGTGACGCGCCACTATCGCGAGCACCAGAAGGGTAAGGAGACGTCGACCAATTCGATCGCCTCGATCTTCGCCTGGACCCGCGGCCTCGCCCATCGCGCCAAGCTCGACGACAATGCCGAGCTGGCGAAATTCGCGCTGACGCTGGAAAAGGTCTGTGTCGACACCGTCGAGGCTGGCGACATGACCAAGGATCTCGCCCTGCTCGTCGGCCCGGACCAGAAATGGCTCTCGACGACTGGCTTCCTCGACAAGGTCAGCGAGAACCTGAACAAGGCGATGTCGGCCTGA
- a CDS encoding HdeD family acid-resistance protein, whose product MATTVYKSISQTVQEKWGWFMLLGIVFLIGGFFAIAMPLVSSIAVGIFLAAVLVVAGIFQIWQAFSVQSWTGFIWQLLIGIIMLIGGIAIYMSPATGSIALTLVIAAVFIAKGVFQIVLGFRLRPHDGWGWILAAGIVALLVGVMILSQYPFSGLWVPGTLAGISLLFTGWSYIALGLAAKRIA is encoded by the coding sequence ATGGCAACGACGGTCTATAAGAGCATTTCGCAGACGGTGCAGGAGAAATGGGGCTGGTTCATGCTCCTCGGCATCGTCTTCCTCATCGGTGGCTTTTTCGCCATCGCCATGCCGCTGGTCTCGTCGATCGCGGTCGGCATCTTCCTGGCGGCGGTTCTCGTCGTGGCGGGCATCTTCCAGATCTGGCAGGCCTTCAGCGTGCAGAGCTGGACCGGCTTCATCTGGCAACTCCTGATTGGCATCATCATGCTCATCGGCGGCATAGCGATCTATATGTCGCCCGCGACCGGTAGCATCGCGCTGACCCTGGTCATCGCGGCCGTCTTCATCGCCAAGGGCGTCTTCCAGATCGTGCTGGGCTTCCGCCTCCGGCCGCATGATGGCTGGGGCTGGATCCTCGCCGCCGGCATCGTCGCGCTGCTGGTCGGCGTGATGATCCTCTCGCAGTACCCGTTCTCGGGCCTCTGGGTTCCCGGCACGCTCGCCGGCATCTCGCTGCTCTTCACCGGCTGGAGCTATATCGCGCTAGGCCTCGCGGCGAAGCGGATCGCCTGA
- a CDS encoding RNA methyltransferase, with amino-acid sequence MNDISLSLLADGPAVILVEPQLGENIGTAARAMANFGLMDLRIVKPRDGWPSDSARRAASRADHVFDRIRLFQSVEEAVADLGYLVATTARPRDLAKPVRGPASAAPIMRGHIAAGIRPGILFGRERIGLTNEEISLADEIVTLPIDPRFASLNVAQAVLILAYEWRRSGLESEEEGLRFTTRLDSRPASKEEMLGLYEHLERALDAVTFFRPPEKKPSVVATLRAMLQRASFTEQDVRTLRGVVAALENRPTRPRQRADGSLTTSRESED; translated from the coding sequence ATGAACGATATTTCACTCTCTCTTCTCGCCGATGGGCCTGCCGTTATTTTGGTCGAGCCGCAGCTCGGCGAGAACATCGGCACGGCCGCGCGGGCGATGGCGAATTTCGGCCTGATGGACCTCCGGATCGTCAAGCCGCGCGATGGCTGGCCGAGCGACAGCGCCCGCCGGGCCGCGAGCCGGGCCGATCATGTGTTCGACCGCATCCGCCTCTTTCAAAGCGTCGAAGAGGCCGTCGCCGATCTCGGCTATCTGGTGGCGACGACGGCGCGCCCCCGCGATCTGGCGAAACCCGTGCGCGGGCCGGCCTCGGCGGCGCCGATCATGCGCGGCCACATCGCGGCCGGCATTCGGCCCGGTATACTGTTCGGCCGCGAGCGCATCGGGCTTACCAATGAAGAGATATCGCTCGCCGATGAGATCGTGACACTGCCGATCGATCCGCGCTTCGCCTCGCTCAATGTGGCGCAGGCCGTGCTGATCCTCGCCTATGAATGGCGCCGCAGCGGTCTGGAGAGCGAGGAGGAGGGGCTGCGCTTCACCACGCGTCTCGATTCCCGTCCGGCCAGCAAGGAAGAGATGCTCGGCCTCTACGAGCATCTGGAGCGGGCGCTCGACGCCGTCACCTTCTTTCGCCCGCCGGAAAAGAAGCCGTCCGTCGTCGCGACGCTTCGCGCCATGTTGCAGCGGGCGAGCTTCACCGAGCAGGATGTGCGCACGCTGCGCGGCGTTGTCGCGGCGCTGGAGAACAGACCCACCCGGCCGCGCCAACGCGCTGATGGCTCGCTTACCACCAGCCGGGAGAGCGAGGATTGA
- the murI gene encoding glutamate racemase, translating into MSLRLLVFDSGVGGLSVLKEIRRRVPAAEIAYVADDAAFPYGDWEGEPLKDHIVALMGRLIERHRPDAVVIACNTASTLVLPPLRATHAIPFVGTVPAIKPAAETTKSGVIGVLATPGTMRRDYTRELIRQFAQSCHVRLVGSSELAPLAEAAMRGEIIEDEAIRIEIEPAFIEVQGRRTDKVVLACTHYPFLLERFQALAPWPVDWIDPAEAIARRVVSLLGLTEAPEEPRGAGSAYLTSGKSWPAALLPLLAGFGLKAG; encoded by the coding sequence TTGAGCCTCCGCCTCCTCGTCTTCGATTCGGGCGTGGGCGGCCTTTCGGTGCTGAAGGAGATTCGCCGCCGCGTGCCGGCCGCCGAAATCGCCTATGTCGCGGACGATGCGGCCTTTCCCTATGGCGACTGGGAAGGCGAACCGCTCAAGGATCACATCGTCGCGCTGATGGGCCGCCTGATCGAGCGGCACCGGCCTGACGCCGTCGTGATCGCCTGCAATACCGCTTCGACGCTGGTGCTGCCGCCGCTGCGGGCCACGCATGCCATTCCCTTCGTCGGTACGGTCCCGGCGATCAAGCCGGCGGCGGAGACGACGAAGAGCGGTGTCATCGGCGTGCTGGCGACGCCGGGGACGATGAGGCGCGACTATACGCGCGAGCTTATCCGCCAGTTCGCGCAGAGCTGTCACGTCCGCCTTGTCGGCTCGTCGGAACTGGCGCCGCTGGCCGAGGCGGCCATGCGCGGCGAGATCATTGAGGACGAAGCGATCCGTATCGAGATCGAGCCGGCCTTCATCGAGGTCCAGGGACGGCGCACCGACAAGGTCGTGCTCGCCTGCACGCATTATCCCTTCCTGCTTGAGCGCTTTCAGGCGCTCGCTCCCTGGCCGGTCGATTGGATCGACCCGGCGGAGGCGATCGCCCGCCGAGTCGTCTCCCTGCTCGGCCTCACCGAGGCGCCGGAAGAGCCGCGTGGCGCCGGATCGGCTTACCTGACTTCGGGTAAGTCTTGGCCGGCGGCGCTGCTACCGCTGCTGGCTGGATTCGGGCTGAAGGCGGGATAA
- a CDS encoding LLM class flavin-dependent oxidoreductase, producing MPQLADTPLSVLDLAPIRQGGTATEAFAQAVALARHVEGLGFKRFWLAEHHNMPGIASSATSVLIGHIAGQTSTIRVGSGGVMLPNHAPIVIAEQFGTLEALYPGRIDLGLGRAPGTDPLTTRALRRDLADDENAFPRNVQELLALLAAPGELQRVRAVPGSGSNVPVWLLGSSTFSAQLAGMLGLPFAFASHFAPQRLMEAIDVYRHFFKPSEYLEKAHLMVGLPVIAADSDEQAHYLATSTYQRLINLVRGRPTVLVPPVESMDGLWDEREEAYVRSHLGVAIIGGPETVRQRLEAFVEQTGADELIITSDFYEPADRMRSFDIIAAAKSGGA from the coding sequence ATGCCGCAGCTCGCCGATACGCCTCTCTCCGTCCTCGATCTCGCCCCGATCCGCCAGGGAGGAACGGCCACGGAGGCCTTCGCGCAGGCCGTTGCGCTCGCCCGCCATGTCGAGGGCCTCGGTTTCAAGCGCTTCTGGCTGGCCGAGCATCACAACATGCCGGGCATCGCCTCATCGGCAACCTCGGTGCTGATCGGGCATATCGCCGGCCAGACCTCGACGATCCGTGTCGGCTCCGGCGGCGTCATGCTGCCGAACCACGCCCCGATCGTCATTGCCGAGCAGTTTGGCACGCTGGAGGCGCTCTATCCCGGCCGCATCGATCTGGGCCTCGGCCGCGCGCCCGGCACCGATCCGCTGACGACGCGGGCACTGCGCCGCGATCTCGCCGATGACGAAAACGCCTTCCCTCGCAATGTGCAGGAATTGCTCGCGCTCCTCGCCGCGCCGGGCGAATTGCAGCGGGTGCGCGCCGTCCCCGGTTCAGGTTCGAACGTGCCCGTCTGGCTGCTGGGCTCCTCGACCTTCTCGGCGCAACTGGCCGGCATGCTCGGCCTGCCCTTCGCCTTTGCCAGCCATTTCGCGCCGCAGCGGCTGATGGAGGCGATCGACGTCTATCGGCATTTCTTCAAGCCGTCGGAATATCTGGAGAAGGCGCATCTGATGGTGGGCCTGCCGGTCATCGCCGCCGACAGCGACGAGCAGGCGCACTACCTCGCCACCTCGACCTATCAACGCCTGATCAACCTCGTCCGCGGTCGTCCCACCGTGCTGGTGCCGCCGGTCGAAAGCATGGACGGCCTTTGGGACGAGCGCGAAGAAGCCTATGTGCGCTCGCATCTCGGTGTTGCCATCATCGGCGGCCCGGAAACGGTCAGGCAACGCCTTGAAGCCTTTGTCGAGCAGACTGGTGCCGACGAATTGATCATCACCTCGGACTTCTACGAGCCCGCCGACAGGATGCGATCGTTCGATATCATCGCGGCGGCAAAGTCCGGTGGCGCCTGA